GCTTACTAAATAGACTATTCAAGTTAGATATGCAACTTAGATGGGTTAACTCGACCTAATCTGAACTCAATCAAACCTTAGAATGAGTTTGGAggatcatttttaatattttaaatgaagtTTTTTCTAACTAAGTTTTATTTAGGTTAAGTTTGGACCAAAGTTCAAATAACATGGGCTtaacaaaaatctaattttatatttctataatatttataatttatataatcttttataataatattcatttttttttagatttaaaaaatatcaaattataattatattatatatttttttcatttttctttctaacttgagtataaatatattagaaaaaagtttttaacaaaCATTATTGGTGGATTTTGCATCATACAATCTTATCAAATTGACCAAATGAGTCTACTAACTAAAAATCTAATTAAATAACTCAAACTTCACCCAagctttgaaaaatgaatttatattggACTTAGATTGGCTATTTTGGGTTAGAAGTCATGTTAGATTTGACTTAGgttaataatttcttaattttcatattaaccATCAATTGTCCTAATTGCTAGCTCCTTGACATAGACCATGCGACACTAAGGGCCTCATGGGTGAGCACCTTGTACCCATGGGAGAAGCCTTGAGGAAAGAGGCAAGGTGGTGGAGGGTTTGTGGCATTAGGTTGCAACACTTTAGTGGGTGTGAGGAATTGCAGATAGGTCATGCACATGGGGCACATGCATGAAGCTACGCGTATTGGTTATGCACATGAGGGGTGCACACTAGCCATGCACACAACAACCGCTCACACAAGGTAGGCATAGTAGGGCACGCATGTGCACAATAAGTCATGTGCATGGGACACACACACAAGCAACAAGAAGGTTTTTGGGAATCTATggattttctaattatttaataaattcattattccTCCTCAAGTATAGATGATGTCTTCTCTATAAACTTCTAAAACAACTTGAAATGATAATCTTTAAGGGGGATGGTTAAGTCTCAAAATGAGACAAGGTGGCATAGGTGTGGCACAAAGGGCAAGCCTTGTTGGCACCCATACATGAGCTCTATGACATGTGGTGGTGTACAACTTACAGCCGTAATCACATGACACGTGATTAAGACTCCTCTCCCAATAGTGGCATAAGGACACAATGTCTTATGCAGAGCGATTTGAAGAGCCATGGTTGCAACACCATGGTTTGTTGCTTGAATATGGCATGGAGATCGATGAAGTAGCAGCGAAGTTGGCTTAAGACACGATGTGGGGTGCTACATATGAGGGTGTAATGCCTTGTGCACGGATGAGGAGTCATGGGTGCAATGCTATGACTCATTGTTGTACCAAGAGAAGATGAGGTATGGCGTGCTGCCATTACAGTACCACAAAGGTGCAAAGCATGGGATTTAGACACCAATAAGGGGGGTAGTGACCCTTTGCTAAAACACATAGCCATGGGCAACTTATTTGAGATGATCTGACAATCATGGCGCAATGTTAAGATGTTGATGCACCAAGAAAAAGGCTTGGGCAAGATGCAAGGTTGAAACAATAATAGAATGAATGCAGGGGTAAGTTGCCTTAGCATGATGTGACTCAAAGGTACAAACCAAGAAAATAGTTTAGTACACACATGAGCTAATTATATAGGCATACCTAACAGTAACATGTAGAGTTAGACTTAAAGTGAGATTACAAGTTGAGTATGAGTATGAGTAGGAGTCTTATTCTTGTTGAAATTATAATTGTAGTTTGAGTAGGACTTAGAGTCCAAGTAGGAGTGGTTACCGCCATAACCTAGTCTAACAAGAAGGGGGTGGTGCCACTTTATAAATAGGGAGATGGGAGAGCCTCTTAGAGAGGAAAAGATCTAGAGAGCATGAACTCACTAATGCTATTGTGGGAGTCTTGCTAAAGGTTGTgtcttttttcattatttagtGAAGTAATGAAATACAAGTTGAGATTGGTGTTCTATCATCTCGTGGGAGTTTTGTGTGTTTCCTTATTCTAACCTCATGTGGATTTTGGAAGGTTGTCTTAAAGGGGTGTCTAAGCGTTGCATAGAtgcaaaaaatttatatgagagATTTTGTGCCTATGACACTAACCTACTAAGTTGACAAGACATATTTGTAGTtgattattatttcttaatttgcaTATTAGACATCAACCCATTCTAACATGTTTAGTTGACAATCCTagttaaatttagaaatatttgattaaaatgatgaACTAATAATACCTATAGTTggaaaaaacaactttaatatattgaatattatataaataaccttgttttgattttttaccttttaaaattttctcataaaaagtGTTTGATGTGagatatgaattaaaaattgttttatccAAAGGAGGTTGTATTTCATGTTTATTCTTATGaatttgcatttttaatttttttaattaaataacccttagatttataatatttttataatcaaataatgctttgattatatttggtttcgaAAAAGTTTTGaggaaaaaggtaaaaaaaaaatagaaagaaagaaaagcggagaaaagtaaaaatatatatttaaaatcaataaattatttttatatcttattttaattatttaattcttatacataaaaattaaataattttaatacatataattttttttactaatttcaattatatttaatttttctttatatttttaatagtaaaatcaaacataaaaaagaaaataagggtAAAATTGTGTATTAACGTTAAATTTTGACTTGCAAAGTTAGCGATGGAGAATTTTGGTGGTTGTCCGACCTGGCGGTTTTGGTGTAAATAAATGTAAATTACTGATCTGCCCATGTCGGAGACGGCCCTTAGAGGGCAGTTTTGGTATATAATCACGCCCTTACACGTGTGATTTGGACATTTTTCCTCCCTCATTTCTCCCTTGTGATTGAAATAGACCCGAGATCTCagaccaaaaacaaaaaaaacaaaaacaaaagcaaatcgAAGCCATCGCTGAAATTCAGTCAGTTGTCTCCGTTTCTTCTATTGTTGATCAAAAATGCAGTCTACTCACTTGCTGCTCGAAGAACCCATCAGGATGGCTTCAATCCTTGAGCCATCGAAACGCGTAACCCAACCCTTCTCTTATTTCACGTTTCGTCGTTTTGaaaaatttctcttttatttttattttacttctttcttctcttttcctgcGTTTTTCTGGTAACAGAACTTTGCGGTGGAGCTTTAGTGGTGATACAAGCAGAATtgctttctttatttatttgttttcttggtGATCATGACTTGGGTGGAATTTTCTTGCAGAGTTTTTTTCCTGCAATGACGAAGATTGTGGGCACGCTGGGCCCAAAATCGAGATCAGTGGGCGTTATATCTGGCTGTATCACGGCTGGAATGTGTGGtataaaacatttttccttcttcctttGTTTGATTGCCGAGAAAATGaatactactactactactattatCGCCATCATTATAATTTGTAGCTAATgggaaattttcattttttttttttgtttttcatttttgatgaaaattataaatattggaaagtttcaaatttgttcacATCTATATAGAGTTAATGACGGTTGCTTCTTTGTTTTAATAGGTGCAAATTTATGTTTGCCACTTATTCTCAATTGTTGAATTTGATAAGCTTTCgtaatgatttcttttttcttttttttggtcaGTGGCACGGTTTGATTTTTCATGGGGTGATGCTGAATTTCATCAAGAGACACTGGAAAATCTGAAGGTGGCAGTGAAGAGTACCAAGAAGCTCTGTGCGGTAAGCTTGCCGTTCTGAACTGCTCATGAATGAtgattgattattgattattattgtaaaaatttatttcattatagtCCACATGTCCAAGCACATTAATTAGGATGAATCTTTGTTAACTTTGTAGATTTTTGCTGAATTGGATTTGCTGTATTGACTTATTCTCGAAAGTTTTGTACCTCATAGGTCAGAAAAGTAAAACGCATGTTTGTAATTTTGTTTCCAGGTGATGCTGGATACCGTGGGTCCAGAGTTGCAAGTTCTCAATAGAAGTGAGCACCCCATTTCTCTTCAAGTAGACTCTTTGGTTGTGCTAACACCAAATCAGGAGAAAGAAGCCACTTCAAACTTGCTGCCCTTAAATTTTGGTGGATTATCAAAGGTGAGCAACAAGCTGTGCCCATTTTGGATGCTTAAATTATTGTCAATGAGAAAATGTTTGGgttatttcttaaatattatatagGACACTACTAGCATCGAGATAAGAAACATGATTAGAAGTGAGTAAGTGTATGTCTTATGGACGcataaaatgttttcaatgtGAAAAACATTTGTGATAATTCTGGAATATTAGCTAGGAAACCATTAGGATATATGCAGTAGTGTGCTGGTCAATGGAGTTTCTGCATGTCTTGGCAGTGAAAGTATATTAGAAAACATGATGATCTTAACAATATCAATCATAATTTGGTTTATATGGTTTATTAGAATGCCttttgtgagtgtttagctaggctgacaattccggacaaaattcTTAAGTGTCTCCTAACTAGATTTTTCCAATCCTTCTATGGACTACTTGGCTAATGGAGatcaatttgttgaatttttcaAGAGACCAAGGTTTGTAGTTGAGGTTGGAGTTGGATGGATTTGAATCAACCATTGTATTTAAATgttgttttttacttaaaatatttttgaaggaGTTAGGAAGATTTAGgaagcattttttttactaagtgTTCAAAACGCCCTGTTTGTTCATAACGCCCTGTTCCAAGATCGATCCAGCTTTAGGTTGGATCGATCCAACTTACACTTTTTTTATGAAATCTTGTCCGTTGGATCAAGGCCTTccttcatttaaaaacccataacttTCTTCCTGTGTTGTAGAGAGAGACACAACAACAACCATACCCTTTGgttctcttcttctttcctattttggggtgtttggttgccaagaaaatccaACTTTCCTACTGTTTTCCAAACTGTTTTCAATGGATATTCTTCAgaaaaaaatgggttgattctttccttcattcatctctcaatttctaatttatttggGTTTGGATAAAAACTcaatttcttcttgtgtggattcaagaagaggccgagaTCAAGTTTGgtgtggactccaagtgtgctccagTAGAAGAAGGTGAGAAGCTGAAAGTGGAAGGTACTGGTCAAGTGGTCGGAGAAGAATTGGTAGGCTTGAGCTaagtaaaaccttgtattcagtttttattctttatagtGGATGTTTTTTATCGATTGTAGGTCTAtggtttttgatctcttcggaggttttccacgttaaaatcaTGTGTTAactgtctctttctctcactctactctttgcatttgcatttgcatgtgaattacatttataaattgttgggagagtgttggtgcATACGTACTTGATTGTGGATATCATGCTTTGttgaaaaattgttgaaagAGAAGTTTATTGACATTAAGAAATTCTAAGGTTTGGTAATCTTtgttgggaattttttttttgttcaacaaCACCTATTCACACCGCCTCCCCCCCTTCCCCCCCTAGGTGTATTACCTTTTACCTTTGTCTTTAGAAAGCTTCAATGGAGCTGCCTTCTCAAGATGGTTTGCTAGCATGTTTGGCTCATAATCATGATAACTCATTTTTGGTTCAGAATTTTCAAACAGGTGAGGAGCTTTCATATTGATTGTCTTGCttcttgtatcattttttattattcttctgTACTCAGGCAGTTGATCGTCTTGCCAAACTATAAGCCTCTTTTGCCAAATTGAGTTGGGAGGAATTCCTTCATTCTAGTAAACCTGGGGACTATATCTTTTACCCATTTTGTTGGTTTTCAGCCTTCTGTTAGGTTTgttcttcttctgcttcttaACTTGCTAGATCTACCATGAAAGTGTTTTGAAGGGTATGTTAGTTATTGATGTTCAAGTTGAAATGGCTTTATTCTAGCTACACTTTTCTGTTGGCAAAACTaccataaaccaaagtttaaTTTGTCCTTGCAGGCAGTGAAGAAAGGAGACACTATTTTTATAGGCCAGTATCTGTTTACAGGAAGTGAAACTACTTCTGTGTGGCTGGAGGTAAGGCTACATTTGAAGGATGAGTTCAATATCTGTTTAATCAATATACAGTTATTCTTTGGAAGGGACAGAGGACTTGATCAATTAAGCTAGGCATGCAAATTTACCTGATTTCTGAGTTAGTCGTACTTTCTCTTATCATTTCGTTAGAACAGATCAACATATACTTGGGAGATTGCTTGTCTTCTCATTTCACGTAAGCTTGTTTTATACAAGCAAGCCTCGAACAAGCATAAATAATTTGCGGACTTCCAATCTCTGACTTAAATGAGTATACAAGATTGATATCATAGAGTTATTTGCCTCTGAAGCTCAGTTTTTATGCTGCAGGTGACTGAGGTGGATGGGGAAGATGTGGTTTGCCTTATAAAGAATTCTGCTACCCTGGCAGGATCCTTGTACACATTGCATGTCTCTCAAATTCGTATTGATCTTCCCACACTCACTGATAAAGATAAGGAAGTAAGTTCTTTCATTTGAATAAATACTTTCTACTAATAAAACCAGCCTTCGTGCTTTAGTCTAGATTCCTTTTTTCCACTCTTTAGTGGTAGGAAAGGTTGACATCTATTAATAGAAAATGTTGTCCACAAGGAATCGActttagaatagtttttatcttttatttttatgtgtgCAATTGTGGATCTAGTAGCATGATCTTACACTTTTGGGGGTaattataacttttaaaatctcataatCTCAAgattctttgttttgaatttctTCATTAACATGCTATAATTGAATCAGGATTTTTCAGTAATAATTCAATAGGTTACATTTTGTATTCATTCCAAATAGATGGTATAGTTTTGACTTTGTTAGATTCCTTTTAGGTTAGCTATATGATGACTTTGTTGGAATTTTCCCCTAAAAGGAAACCTTGTGCTTACCCAGATATCTTATCAAGTGCTTCTATGATATTCAGATGTTCATTTCAGGTTATAAGCACATGGGGTGTTCAAAACAAAATAGATTTCCTGTCATTGTCTTATACCCGCCATGCGGAAGATGTTCGCCATGTAAGGACTACTCCTACTTAGTATTTTCTTCTGGTTTATCTTTCTTATGTCAAGTTAAGTTTTCTGTCTTTGATAAGATATGTTGAATTATTTTTGCATGCACTCACTCTTCTGTTTTGTAGTATTCATGGTTTTCTACATTTGCTTCCTACTTTGATAGTATGCTTAGTATCTATCCTTGAGTTTGCTACAGTAAGTAATACTTTTCTCAGTTTCCTTATCCCGTTTAGTATGGATGTTCTTGCCATCATGCAGGCTCGCGAGTTTCTTTCTAAACTGGGTGATCTcaatcaaactcagatttttGCAAAGATTGAAAATATAGAGGTGCTGGACGTATACAACTGGCTTTCTGAAACAGTTTCAATTTCAGTAGCTTGAATGTGAATTAAGTGATATACATGATTAGCCTTTCAGACTAGTTCAAATTTATTATCTGTACCTGAAtgtgattttcattttattttcccaaattttctATTAGGGCTTGAACCATTTTGATGAGATTCTACAAGAAGCAGATGGCATTATCCTCTCTCGTGGAAATCTGGGGATTGATCTCCCACCAGAGAAGGTAAGACTTGAAATTTGGACATGGTAATtggtaaataaagaaatttcattcaattttggATGGAAATTTTGAGGGTCATGCAATTCTGTATCTCTACATGTGCAAATTCTTACTTAAATGCACAAACTGAACATGTGTGCACAAATAGATGCCAATAAAAAATTACCATATGTATAGCTTAAAgtgataaattcaattcattGCACACTTATATCAGCTGAATGCTAGACACTTATATTTTCTCACATGGATATTTGTAACTTTTTTACTGAATTATACAATGATTCTTCTAATGTTGATTCTAAATAATGAGGATCACTTATCAATAGCAATGACAATAGTCATTCTCACTTTTCTagttttcctctttctttttgttttctgatTTTCTTGTTGATTCCCCACCTTTTGGTGTTGGGGGCAAAAGGAAGGAAGGTGTTGGGGTGGGGGCATCATGTTGGTTGCCAGTGGGGCTGTGTGCATGTATGTGCATTCATTGTTAATATCAAACTTTTTGCCTAGGAGGGAAAGAAATTGcaatttcaattcaaaattttactgGTAATATTTCTTTATGGATTCTGCaggtatttttatttcaaaaggCTGCTGTCTATAAGTGCAATATGGCTGGAAAGCCTGCGGTGATTACTCGTGTTGTGGACAGTATGACTGACAATCTGAGACCTACTCGTGCTGAAGCGACTGATGTTGCTAATGCTGTACTGGATGGTAAACACAGATTCCTAATGCAGAATAAGTTGATTTATGTGACTGTTAGTTGAGGCCTTTACTTATATTACTGCTGCTATTATAATACTATACTTATTTTGTAGAAAATGTCTTTTTCTCACTTTCGTATTGTTTGGTGTCATCACTATTATTGCTTCCTTGTAGTTCTTGTTCAGTATGTTGTCGTTACCATCCATATGAGTCTGCCCTGCTCCTATTAGGGTCTTACTTTTCCTGTCATTTTTTATTGGTTCAGGTAGTGATGCAATTCTTCTAGGTGCAGAAACCCTGCGGGGATTGTACCCTGTTGAGACAATTTCCACTGTTAATAAAATTTGTGCTGAGGTAAGTTCTTCATTGCTTTATGTAGCACTCTTGCCATGAATTCTAGTGCTTGATTACTTTGAGTCTaaatatgttctttttttttttccccttcttttttAATCTGTTTATTGTCTACTGCTACTTGCAATATTGAAGCAATCCTCCATTTGCATCCTTATTTTACAATTTGTGACATGCTATTAGCTGATATAATCTAGTCCACATGTTATAGGAAATTTAAAATCTACTTGCCGATTGCCTtatatggttttctttttttttctttttttcttggtagaaaattatcatttcatttcattgtaATAGGAAGTAtaaaaaagatgagaaatccttaaatatatataaaatcttatcAAAAGAAGGATAGTAGGTCTATGCTAATTCAAAAGGCAACTCCAAATGTACAGCTTAACACGGTTATAAAAATGCTTGATATGAGTAAACAACTCATTGAGGCAAAAGATCTCCAAGAAAAGGATCCAAATATTTGGCTCCATGTTGCTAAGGCATCAACCACATGATTGGCCAAAGCGAGGAGTCCAACATAAGGAACATAGTTGTGAAATCTCCTTCCACTGAGAGATTAGAAACACCCGAAGCTCTAGTTGCAACAAATCCTCCAAAAGAGCGAGAATCTTAACCTACATCTTTAGAAAAAGCTCTTACCACTATAACAAGATGATTCATGAAAAaacctatcaaaagaaaaaaaaaaaaagggtgctTCTTAAACAATTCTCTAATCCCTAGTCAGTTTGGGTTATCTAAAATgcattaatcaaaatttagctTAACAAAACCCATTAAAGGTGGTGTAGGAACTATCTCCTTTACCAACCTGGTGCTTCTGCCTCTAGGTTCCAATCTAGTAGTATAAGGCCCTTTAGGGTGCAACAAAGGCTTCACTAGTGAAGGCCTAAAGAGACGAAGGGATGCGACAAGTCCCCAAATTGCCTTCAAAGTCTTCTAATTGAAAgctaaaatactttcttggaaTAGAGGTTTCTAGGAGCAACAAGGAATTTGGATCTTATAGAGGAACTATACCCTTGACCTCTTTAAGGAAACTAGGATGTTAGGGTGCAAACCAATAGAAACACCCATGGAGCTAAACTACAAGTTTGGACGGAATGAAGGAGGGACACCTGTGGATAAGAGCAGGTATCGAAGGTTAGTCGGTAAGGTTGTCTACTTAGCACATATTATACCTAACTAACTTTCATTGTAGGTGTGATGATCTAAATAACTCATTTGCTGAGAtgggagagagtgagagagagcgCGACGGTGAGGAGGGAGAAGATAATGCAGCGAATCGAAGAAGAAGGAAGGAGAGCAGTTTCATAGTGGAGTCCAAGGTGTTTGAGATCatattagaagaaagaaaaggacaACTCCAAGTAATCATTGTGGAGAAGAAGAGAGGGGCCTCTTCATGGGTCCGATTGGGACCGGAGAGCCTAGGGTTCTTCGTGGAGGGTCTAAACCATTGCATTAAGGACGAGAAAGAGGGAAAATGGGGAAGGGGGTGGAAGGAAAAGGGGAGATCGTACTCCCTGATGCAAGGTATCAACCGAGCGGGGTGGTTTCTCCGGTTAGGGGTTGTAGATTCAGAAAGGAAGAGTTTCAGTATATTCATTTCGAAAGGCAGAGGGGACAAAGGGGGATGGGTGACTATGGCGGAGAAACTACTACAAATGCAAGGAGCTTTGggcaaaaaaacaaataagcaGGAAGCAAGGGTCGTGGGGAAATCTACCTTGGAGAGATTGTATGCGGAAGTAGTGAAGAGACCAAGTTGGAGGGTTAATAATTCAGTCAGAGTGAAGGTTAGAAGGGAGGAAACACTCGGAAATCTGCGGAAACAGGAACATTGCATTGTTGTGAGTAGGAAATCTAGTGCAGCAGGAGGAGAGGACCTGGAGAAACTGGGGAGATTATTAGCAAACTCTTGGGGGCTGAAAGGAAAATTAGGGCTGGCAAGACTGGAGAAGAATAGGGTCTTGTTGGAGTTTGAAGCTCTGGAAGAAGCAAGACGTGTTCTATCCTCAGGGAAACGATTGTTGGGAGGGCTCCAGTTGGGGCTAGAACACTGGAACCCAAGGACCGGCTACTGGGTAGAGGAGGAGTTAAGAAATGAAGTCTGGGTCAAAATCGTTGGACTCCCAATCTCGCTGTGGAACTCGACAATTTTGAGAAGAGTGGGGAAAGAGTGTGGGGGTTTTGTTGCAATCGATCCTCAAACGGAGACGTTGAGGAGCTTCAGTGGGCTCGAATCTTGGTAAAAACGAAAGGAGATATTATGCCGAGTGTGTTGGAGATTGAAGTTGAGGAGGTCGTCTACTACCTTACTCTTTGGTGGGAGCTCAAACCGGTGCTGAGGAAGAACTTGGTGGATTGTGCCGATTCGCCGGCGGGGTTGCGTGTGGAGGAAGAGTCGGAGAGCACGAGGCTTGAGACGCTAACTCTGCTAGCTGAAGTGATAGGTGCGGAGGAGAGTGGGTTGGGCCGGGAGGTGTCTATAAACCGGGTCCAACACTCGACGATCCGGGACCGGGCCTCCCTTGATGTGTTGGTGCTTGGGCCTCCTACGTCAAGCCCGACCACGGGCTCAAAAGATGCGAGGAGGGCTGGTGGGCCTATCTTGCAAAATACATCTTTGGGCTTAAAGTTAAAAGAAGTTGTGGTTGTCGTAGATGGGCCAGAGGCAAGCCCATCGACTAGGTGGCGGGCTGAAGTGGTGGACTGCCCAAAGCTGGTTGGGTCTGTTGGCCTGGAAAGGGCTAGCCCAATCACACCCCTAGCCCAAGCATTAAGTAGAGGCCCTCAGGAGAAGGCCTGTCTTCTGGACTGCAATATTACCAAAAGTGTGAACTTCTCAGAAACGGAGCCCCTAGTTGCCTGGGAAATTGAGGACTTCAGGAAGCAGCAATCGAAAGTTAGCTACTCAGCGACAGACCGGGCTCTCGAAGAGGAAACTCTGAGGTATGGGTCGGTTTTATATTCTAGGGGAAAAAGGGCTTTGGGTGCTTCTCATCttaattctctttcttttgatcGGGCTCCAGAGGGGGAGTTTTACGATCGTTCTG
This DNA window, taken from Vitis riparia cultivar Riparia Gloire de Montpellier isolate 1030 chromosome 13, EGFV_Vit.rip_1.0, whole genome shotgun sequence, encodes the following:
- the LOC117928630 gene encoding pyruvate kinase 1, cytosolic-like isoform X1, whose product is MQSTHLLLEEPIRMASILEPSKRSFFPAMTKIVGTLGPKSRSVGVISGCITAGMCVARFDFSWGDAEFHQETLENLKVAVKSTKKLCAVMLDTVGPELQVLNRSEHPISLQVDSLVVLTPNQEKEATSNLLPLNFGGLSKAVKKGDTIFIGQYLFTGSETTSVWLEVTEVDGEDVVCLIKNSATLAGSLYTLHVSQIRIDLPTLTDKDKEVISTWGVQNKIDFLSLSYTRHAEDVRHAREFLSKLGDLNQTQIFAKIENIEGLNHFDEILQEADGIILSRGNLGIDLPPEKVFLFQKAAVYKCNMAGKPAVITRVVDSMTDNLRPTRAEATDVANAVLDGSDAILLGAETLRGLYPVETISTVNKICAEAEKVFNQDFYFKKAVKHVGEPMTHLESIASSAVRAAISVKASVIVCFTSTGKAARLIGKYRPTMPVISVVIPRLKTNQLRWTFSGAFEARQSVIVRGIFPMLADPRHPAESTNATNESILKVALDHGKAFGFIKSHDRIVVCQKVGDASVVKIIELED
- the LOC117928630 gene encoding pyruvate kinase 1, cytosolic-like isoform X2 encodes the protein MQSTHLLLEEPIRMASILEPSKRSFFPAMTKIVGTLGPKSRSVGVISGCITAGMCVARFDFSWGDAEFHQETLENLKVAVKSTKKLCAVMLDTVGPELQVLNRSEHPISLQVDSLVVLTPNQEKEATSNLLPLNFGGLSKAVKKGDTIFIGQYLFTGSETTSVWLEVTEVDGEDVVCLIKNSATLAGSLYTLHVSQIRIDLPTLTDKDKEVISTWGVQNKIDFLSLSYTRHAEDVRHAREFLSKLGDLNQTQIFAKIENIEGLNHFDEILQEADGIILSRGNLGIDLPPEKVFLFQKAAVYKCNMAGKPAVITRVVDSMTDNLRPTRAEATDVANAVLDGSDAILLGAETLRGLYPVETISTVNKICAEAEKVFNQDFYFKKAVKHVGEPMTHLESIASSAVRAAISVKASVIVCFTSTGKAARLIGKYRPTMPVISVVIPRLKTNQLRWTFSGAFEAESTNATNESILKVALDHGKAFGFIKSHDRIVVCQKVGDASVVKIIELED